One genomic window of Erinaceus europaeus chromosome 7, mEriEur2.1, whole genome shotgun sequence includes the following:
- the OTOS gene encoding otospiralin, producing the protein MGTHLVLGLTVCILLGPLVGSMPLQEEEPYAEPPALPYWPFSTSDFWNYVLELQAQGAYPQLEDLARTFFAHFPLGATLGFHVPYQED; encoded by the exons ATGGGGACCCACCTGGTGCTGGGACTGACCGTCTGCATCTTACTGGGGCCTCTTGTGG GCTCCAtgcccctgcaggaggaag AGCCCTACGCGGAGCCGCCGGCCCTGCCCTACTGGCCTTTCTCCACCTCCGACTTCTGGAACTACGTGCTGGAGCTGCAGGCCCAGGGCGCCTACCCCCAGCTGGAGGACCTGGCTCGCACCTTCTTTGCCCACTTCCCGCTGGGGGCCACCCTGGGCTTCCATGTCCCCTACCAGGAGGACTGA